taatttggttaaggtttatcgggctttagttattaaataaagtatgagctaaatatgtatagatattttaataactaatttaTAATTGATGATGGGATGATTAGAGATGATTTGAtgatttgatgtaataaaaaatatttctacatctaattttattcttgatgatttgacatagATCCTGATTgataaagttatatattaaattattgagAACCAACTTATTgtggaagaaaagaaagtagGGAGAATCCAACCTGCCAATTTTCGTGGGAAATTCATTGGGTATTTGGTTGTGGGGTAATTGCAAAATAGAACTACAAGGATGTTTAATTTCATGTCTCTTAAACTGATATCTGCTTTATTAACCCATTGAAAGAACAACTTGTAGAACCGTCTTCCATAAGACGAAGAGCAGCTTTCTTCTTCAAATCCATAGCTCTCTTTCTCATATCCTTTCCTTCCATATCCACCATTAGTCGTTTTATTGTTCTTACTGTATTCCCTCTTTCTAGATTCTGCAACTCCAAGCCTATTTTCCAAACATTACATATGTAATTTGAGTTCAAGAGTTGGTCGCCAAAGAAAGGTCTGCATAGCATTGGTACCCCTTCACAAATGCTCTCAATGGTTGAATTCCACCCACAGTGGCTCCAAAATCCACCCACTGCAGCATGAGCCAACACTTCCTTTTGAGGTGCCCATTTCACAATGCAACCTCTTTCTCCCACACTCTCCTCAAATCCGTTTGGCAAAGATTCAATCCATTCTGAGCCACAAACCATACCAGGTCTAACCACCCACAGGAAGGGTTGTTTACTGTTGGATAATCCCCAAGCTGTCTCAATTAGTTCTTGCTTATCAATGATGGCAATGCTACCAAAGCTCACATAGATGACAGATTTGGGGGCTTGTTTGTTAAGCCAAGAGATGCATTTATCATCTTCGGTCAATAATGAGCAGCAAATGGCTGGAGCTAATTTGTGTAATGGTCCTACAGTGAAAATTGGAGTAGGAAAGTATTGTCTTACCTTTGACAGTGCTTCTAGTTCCAAAAATTCCATTGAGTTCACAATTATAGCTGATGAGAACTTAATCGCATTTGTGAATGCAGCTCTCACCTCCATCATCGCTTGAGTCGGATTCTGTACTATTAATGCTCGTAAGCGTTGAAGCTGCAGAGCTTGAAGCTCGGGTGATTCAATTCCAGACATTAATTCTGCAACACAAATTTAACCCAGACCAAAATTACGTATGATCATCATGTATACAACTTGTTGCAACCAAATATTAAAGTGTTATGTATACCTTTCTCACCAAGTTGAGGAAGTACCGAAAATAATAGCATTGTTGTAGCCGAAGTTGTACGCAAAGTTATCCCGGGTATCCCCAGTTCGTTGACTATAGTTTGAGCACAAAACATGAGTGTATCATAGATGACTGCAGCAATATGGTGATGAGAGTGCAAAATGTTTTCGAGGCATTTTTGTAATGGTGCTGCACAGTTTTTGTGGAGACTCTGCAAGGAACCTGCAACATCTACATTTGAGACTAGAGATTCCTTGAGCTTATCTGCAAGGTCTTCATCTGAGAGTTGAGATTCCTTGATCTTATCTGGTATGGATACGAAGGTGAATTCGGGGTGGTTTGAAGGGTTAAGAGAATTCAATTCAGGGTGAACTATAGTGATTGAGAAGCCCTTTGAGTGCAAGATAGTAGCTAGCTGGAGCATGGGAGTTAAGTGGCCTTGGAAGGGTGCCATAACGAGCACCAAATGACCGGATTTCTGTTGTTCCTCCATTTTTGTTCTCTCTTTCTCTGGACTTACTGGTGGAGGACTCGAAGACTAATGGagtcaataaataaaaagagattAGATATTAAAAAACGAATTTTTCCTTTGCTTCTTGAAAAGGTGTCAATCACAACACCAAATttgacccttaatttttcaaaaaaaaaggctGCTTTAGTCTTTGTTTGAGTGGAAAATAAACTGGATAATGTCAAAATCAATCAAACATCATTACGAAATTtacgaaaatatttttttataatcttttcatttttgagaccaaaattttattttaatataaaatttatattttaatttttttatgcatgctttattatattcatctgttgtatatattaataatattattgattgagtttatGTTGCAAGTAGAGCTGTTCACGGGTCGAGCTGGGTAGCCGCCCGATAAGTTGAAGGATTTAGTTCCAAACCAATTGTGGTGCAATTAGAATTCTTGATATGATGTATTAacgtgtttaaatttcattttattcacaatttaatttatttttattttaatgttgtacatatttcatatgtttttattaattagttccGAACcaatcatttcattatttagtgtatattattttgaaactaACATTTATATTCTAAGTACTTTGTTTTCGCACGTATACGCATATGATAGAATTTTTCacgaataataatttttatttcaatttaattataaaatatataaaaaatatatttaaataatagaatGAATGATCaagttgttttaaattaaacaacaacCAATATCTAAGTTTTGATCTAATTCATTAACAAAGTATTGTGCAtgcaattttacaaaaattatactGAAGATAAAACAATCATTGAAAAATTGTGTTACTtggacttttattttatttaaattattcatgATTTTATGTTCAACATATTTTTAGACATAATCGAGATACGAtcttctaaatatatatatatatatatatatatatatatatataaacttaacaTACACTCTTTAGGTCTATATTGAGTTCACATACAAATCCGGACAACATAGATGTAACATACAATTACTAAACTAGATCAAACCAAAACAAATGTTTATAGTTTCCACCGTGAGAGAGCATGATGCCTACTCAGTTTTCCAAGCatataaaacataacaaaacttTGGAACATTTATGTTGCAATCATCATCACTGTTTATGATAGAGTTTGAATCTGGTTCTGTAATAGCCCgaat
This sequence is a window from Gossypium raimondii isolate GPD5lz chromosome 5, ASM2569854v1, whole genome shotgun sequence. Protein-coding genes within it:
- the LOC105767342 gene encoding UDP-glucose iridoid glucosyltransferase-like isoform X2; its protein translation is MEEQQKSGHLVLVMAPFQGHLTPMLQLATILHSKGFSITIVHPELNSLNPSNHPEFTFVSIPDKIKESQLSDEDLADKLKESLVSNVDVAGSLQSLHKNCAAPLQKCLENILHSHHHIAAVIYDTLMFCAQTIVNELGIPGITLRTTSATTMLLFSVLPQLELMSGIESPELQALQLQRLRALIVQNPTQAMMEVRAAFTNAIKFSSAIIVNSMEFLELEALSKVRQYFPTPIFTVGPLHKLAPAICCSLLTEDDKCISWLNKQAPKSVIYVSFGSIAIIDKQELIETAWGLSNSKQPFLWVVRPGMVCGSEWIESLPNGFEESVGERGCIVKWAPQKEVLAHAAVGGFWSHCGWNSTIESICEGVPMLCRPFFGDQLLNSNYICNVWKIGLELQNLERGNTVRTIKRLMVDMEGKDMRKRAMDLKKKAALRLMEDGSTSCSFNGLIKQISV
- the LOC105767342 gene encoding UDP-glucose iridoid glucosyltransferase-like isoform X1 — translated: MEEQQKSGHLVLVMAPFQGHLTPMLQLATILHSKGFSITIVHPELNSLNPSNHPEFTFVSIPDKIKESQLSDEDLADKLKESLVSNVDVAGSLQSLHKNCAAPLQKCLENILHSHHHIAAVIYDTLMFCAQTIVNELGIPGITLRTTSATTMLLFSVLPQLGEKELMSGIESPELQALQLQRLRALIVQNPTQAMMEVRAAFTNAIKFSSAIIVNSMEFLELEALSKVRQYFPTPIFTVGPLHKLAPAICCSLLTEDDKCISWLNKQAPKSVIYVSFGSIAIIDKQELIETAWGLSNSKQPFLWVVRPGMVCGSEWIESLPNGFEESVGERGCIVKWAPQKEVLAHAAVGGFWSHCGWNSTIESICEGVPMLCRPFFGDQLLNSNYICNVWKIGLELQNLERGNTVRTIKRLMVDMEGKDMRKRAMDLKKKAALRLMEDGSTSCSFNGLIKQISV